From one Rhizobium rosettiformans genomic stretch:
- the rirA gene encoding iron-responsive transcriptional regulator RirA, producing MRLTKQTNYAVRMLMYCAANSDQLSRIPEIAKAYGVSELFLFKILQPLNKAGLVETVRGRNGGVRLGRPAEKITLFDVVKVTEDSFAMAECFEDDGDVECPLIDSCGLNSALRKALNAFFDVLSEYTIDDLVKARPQINFLLGIDDLEPRRVAAAPAAAPAA from the coding sequence ATGCGTTTGACAAAACAGACAAATTACGCCGTGCGCATGCTGATGTATTGCGCGGCCAACAGCGATCAGTTGAGCCGGATCCCGGAGATCGCCAAGGCCTATGGCGTGTCGGAACTCTTCCTGTTCAAGATCCTCCAGCCGCTGAACAAGGCTGGTCTGGTCGAGACGGTCCGCGGTCGCAACGGTGGCGTGCGCCTTGGCCGCCCGGCCGAGAAGATCACGCTGTTCGATGTTGTGAAGGTGACGGAAGACAGCTTCGCCATGGCAGAATGCTTTGAGGACGACGGTGACGTCGAATGCCCGCTGATCGACAGCTGCGGCCTGAACTCGGCTCTGCGCAAGGCGCTGAACGCCTTCTTTGACGTGCTTTCCGAATACACGATCGATGACCTCGTCAAGGCACGCCCACAGATCAACTTTCTGCTCGGCATCGACGACCTGGAGCCGCGCCGTGTGGCCGCCGCTCCAGCTGCCGCGCCGGCCGCCTGA
- a CDS encoding LysR family transcriptional regulator: MNWDDVRIFLAVARTGQILAASRRLGLNHATLSRRLTSLETALKTRLFIRRTNGCELTAEGEAFLSSAERMETEMLEVQARLGRTDTQVAGTVRIGAPDGFGVFFLASRLGTLIERHPELKIQLVPVPRSFSLSQREADIAVTLERPDQGRLVSSKLVDYTLGLYASKRYAESNGLPASAEDLKAHRRIGYVEDLIFTPSLNFTGEVMRDWNAGFEISSAIGQTEAVLAGAGIGILHSYIARQHDNLVRVLPEVTIRRAYWTTFHESARELVRVRAVVQFLQDAVDEDRAIFS, from the coding sequence ATGAACTGGGATGACGTTCGCATCTTTCTGGCCGTCGCCAGAACCGGCCAGATCCTCGCGGCCTCCCGACGGCTGGGCCTGAACCACGCCACGCTCTCACGGCGGCTTACGTCATTGGAAACTGCGCTCAAGACGCGGCTCTTCATCCGCCGCACGAATGGCTGCGAACTGACCGCCGAAGGCGAGGCGTTTCTTTCCTCCGCCGAGCGCATGGAAACCGAAATGCTGGAGGTGCAGGCACGGCTTGGGCGCACCGATACGCAAGTTGCTGGCACGGTCCGTATCGGCGCACCGGACGGTTTTGGCGTCTTCTTCCTTGCCTCGCGGCTCGGCACGCTCATCGAGCGCCATCCCGAACTGAAAATCCAGCTCGTGCCTGTGCCCCGCTCCTTTTCGCTTTCCCAGCGCGAGGCGGATATCGCGGTCACCCTGGAGCGCCCGGATCAGGGGCGCCTCGTCTCGTCCAAGCTCGTGGATTACACGCTCGGCCTCTATGCCTCGAAGCGCTATGCCGAATCGAACGGCCTGCCGGCATCTGCCGAAGACCTCAAGGCGCATCGACGCATCGGCTATGTCGAGGATTTGATCTTCACCCCGTCGCTGAATTTCACCGGCGAGGTGATGCGCGACTGGAATGCCGGCTTCGAGATCTCCTCGGCGATCGGCCAGACCGAAGCGGTGCTGGCGGGTGCGGGCATCGGTATCCTTCACAGCTACATAGCCCGGCAGCATGACAACCTCGTTCGCGTGCTGCCCGAGGTCACCATCCGCCGAGCCTATTGGACGACGTTCCACGAAAGTGCGCGGGAACTCGTGCGCGTTCGGGCGGTGGTGCAATTCCTGCAGGATGCCGTGGACGAAGATCGCGCGATCTTTAGCTGA
- a CDS encoding CoA-acylating methylmalonate-semialdehyde dehydrogenase has translation MYQVGHFIGGKHVAGTSGRKQPIYNPATGEVQGEVSLASAEELNAAVENAKAAQAKWAATNPQRRARVFMKFVQLLNDNMDSLAETLSREHGKTIEDAKGDIVRGLEVCEFVIGIPHLSKSEFTEGAGPNIDMYSIRQAVGIGAGITPFNFPAMIPMWMFAPAIACGNAFILKPSERDPSVPIRLAELMIEAGLPAGILNVVNGDKSAVDGILTHPDISAVSFVGSTPIARYVYGTAAMNGKRAQCFGGAKNHMIIMPDADLDQAAQALMGAGYGSAGERCMAISVAVPVGEETANRLIEKLTPMVESLRIGPYTDDKADLGPVVTKEAQARIKGLIDSGVEAGAKLVVDGRDFKLQGYENGYFVGGCLFDHVTPDMDIYKTEIFGPVLSVVRAKTYEEALDLPMKHEYGNGVAIYTRDGDAARDFASRINIGMVGINVPIPVPLAYHSFGGWKSSSFGDLNQHGTDSIKFWTRTKTVTSRWPSGIKDGAEFVMPTMK, from the coding sequence ATGTATCAGGTAGGTCATTTCATCGGCGGCAAGCATGTCGCCGGCACCTCGGGCCGTAAGCAGCCGATCTACAATCCGGCCACCGGCGAAGTGCAGGGCGAGGTTTCGCTCGCCAGCGCCGAGGAACTGAACGCTGCGGTCGAGAACGCCAAGGCCGCCCAGGCCAAGTGGGCCGCCACGAACCCGCAGCGCCGCGCCCGCGTCTTCATGAAGTTCGTTCAGCTCCTGAACGACAACATGGACAGCTTGGCCGAGACCCTGTCGCGCGAACACGGCAAGACCATCGAAGACGCCAAGGGCGACATCGTTCGCGGCCTCGAAGTCTGCGAATTCGTCATCGGCATCCCGCATCTCTCGAAGAGCGAGTTCACCGAAGGCGCCGGCCCGAACATCGACATGTATTCGATCCGCCAGGCTGTCGGCATCGGCGCGGGCATCACGCCGTTCAACTTCCCGGCGATGATCCCGATGTGGATGTTTGCGCCTGCCATCGCCTGCGGCAACGCCTTCATCCTGAAGCCTTCGGAGCGCGACCCGTCCGTTCCGATCCGCCTCGCTGAACTGATGATCGAGGCAGGTCTCCCGGCCGGCATCCTCAACGTCGTCAACGGCGACAAGTCGGCCGTCGATGGTATCCTCACCCATCCCGATATCTCCGCCGTCTCCTTCGTCGGCTCGACCCCGATCGCCCGCTACGTCTATGGAACGGCTGCGATGAACGGCAAGCGCGCCCAGTGCTTCGGCGGCGCCAAGAACCACATGATCATCATGCCGGATGCCGATCTCGACCAGGCAGCCCAGGCGCTGATGGGCGCCGGCTACGGCTCGGCCGGCGAGCGCTGCATGGCGATCTCGGTTGCCGTTCCGGTCGGCGAAGAAACCGCCAACCGCCTGATCGAAAAGCTGACCCCGATGGTGGAAAGCCTGCGCATCGGCCCTTACACCGATGATAAGGCCGATCTCGGCCCCGTCGTCACCAAGGAAGCCCAGGCCCGCATCAAGGGCCTGATCGACAGCGGCGTCGAAGCCGGCGCCAAGCTCGTGGTCGATGGCCGCGACTTCAAGCTCCAGGGCTACGAGAACGGCTATTTCGTTGGCGGCTGCCTCTTCGACCACGTGACGCCTGATATGGACATCTACAAGACCGAAATCTTCGGACCTGTCCTCTCGGTCGTGCGCGCAAAGACTTATGAGGAAGCCCTCGATCTGCCGATGAAGCATGAATATGGCAATGGTGTCGCGATCTACACTCGCGACGGCGACGCTGCCCGCGACTTCGCCTCGCGCATCAACATCGGCATGGTCGGCATCAACGTGCCGATCCCGGTTCCGCTCGCCTATCACTCCTTCGGTGGCTGGAAGTCGTCATCCTTCGGTGATTTGAACCAGCACGGCACGGACTCGATCAAGTTCTGGACCCGCACCAAGACGGTCACCAGCCGCTGGCCGTCCGGCATCAAGGACGGCGCCGAATTCGTCATGCCGACGATGAAGTAA
- a CDS encoding Rrf2 family transcriptional regulator, giving the protein MRGDSRLSRMLHVLIHLGRRSEPATSELIARMLNTNPVVVRRTMAGLRERGYVQSEKGHGGGWTLSKSLDQISLLDVYEALERPELFCLVSASDHAGCLVEISVNEALEDARREAEALLLSRFATLKLSDIADNFDRRLEMLGLSSGAQGLET; this is encoded by the coding sequence ATGCGCGGGGATAGCCGCCTGTCCCGCATGCTGCATGTGCTGATCCATCTCGGACGGCGCAGCGAGCCTGCGACCTCCGAACTGATCGCCAGGATGCTGAACACCAATCCGGTGGTCGTGCGCCGCACGATGGCGGGCTTGCGCGAACGCGGCTATGTGCAATCCGAGAAAGGACATGGCGGCGGGTGGACGCTCAGCAAGAGCCTGGACCAGATCAGCCTGCTCGATGTTTATGAAGCGCTCGAGCGGCCAGAACTGTTCTGCCTCGTCAGCGCGTCGGACCACGCGGGTTGTCTCGTCGAGATATCGGTCAATGAAGCGCTTGAAGATGCACGGCGGGAGGCCGAGGCGCTGTTGCTTTCCCGGTTTGCAACGCTCAAGCTCTCGGACATCGCTGATAACTTCGACCGGCGGTTAGAGATGCTGGGCTTGAGCAGCGGCGCACAAGGTTTAGAAACATGA
- a CDS encoding GFA family protein — translation MPKKKIHTGGCLCGAIRFEADAPAAKPHTCSCKMCQRHTGSLTATWVEFPREAVRWIGPSGSPSTWRSSEISSRAFCGTCGSSIGAIDDQPTVALLLGAFDRTSAADLRPAYHSYKGGRPKWWCIEIRET, via the coding sequence ATGCCGAAAAAGAAGATCCACACGGGAGGCTGCCTCTGCGGCGCGATCCGCTTTGAAGCCGATGCGCCGGCCGCCAAACCCCACACCTGCTCCTGCAAGATGTGCCAGCGCCACACGGGCAGTCTCACCGCCACCTGGGTCGAATTCCCGCGTGAGGCCGTGCGCTGGATCGGGCCTTCAGGCAGTCCTTCCACGTGGCGCTCATCCGAGATCTCGTCGCGCGCCTTCTGCGGCACCTGCGGCTCTTCGATCGGTGCGATCGACGATCAGCCGACGGTGGCGCTCCTGCTCGGAGCCTTCGATCGCACCAGCGCCGCCGATCTCAGGCCCGCCTATCATTCCTACAAGGGTGGCCGGCCGAAATGGTGGTGCATCGAGATCCGCGAGACGTGA
- a CDS encoding HupE/UreJ family protein has protein sequence MRQPLLHLGLPVFLFALLSALPASAHVMDGPLDGFGSGFGHPLAGFDHLLAMLAVGLWGAQMGGRSVWTLPATFPMIMCIGGLIGMTGILPGQPIEYGIALSVIVLGGAIAAAWRAPEWVALALIAAFALMHGYPHGVLAPRASDPAAFTVGFVVSTGVIHVIGIAIGAALKPIGGGRLVQALGAAISLAGFWFLFGLVTG, from the coding sequence ATGCGCCAGCCCTTGCTTCATCTCGGCCTTCCCGTCTTTCTGTTTGCACTCCTTTCGGCACTGCCGGCAAGCGCCCATGTCATGGACGGACCGCTCGACGGTTTCGGATCGGGCTTCGGCCATCCGCTGGCCGGTTTCGACCATCTGCTTGCCATGCTGGCCGTTGGCCTCTGGGGCGCGCAGATGGGCGGGCGATCGGTCTGGACGCTGCCGGCGACCTTCCCGATGATCATGTGCATCGGCGGACTGATCGGCATGACCGGCATTTTGCCCGGCCAACCGATCGAATACGGGATCGCCTTGTCGGTCATTGTGCTTGGCGGCGCGATCGCAGCCGCCTGGCGGGCGCCGGAATGGGTGGCGCTGGCGCTGATTGCAGCCTTTGCGCTGATGCATGGCTACCCGCATGGGGTGCTGGCACCCCGCGCCAGCGATCCCGCGGCCTTCACCGTCGGCTTCGTGGTTTCAACCGGCGTGATCCATGTAATCGGTATTGCGATTGGAGCCGCCTTAAAGCCGATCGGCGGCGGGCGGCTGGTGCAGGCGCTGGGAGCCGCCATCTCGCTTGCGGGCTTCTGGTTCCTGTTCGGGCTCGTGACGGGCTGA
- a CDS encoding phasin, translating into MNTKDIFSFSSFDPSKMQESFRDFAEKGAFQSKEAYAKMKSATEEATKTVEATVQTAQAGTVELGLKAIDAMRTNADLSLSHMEALLGVKSMAELVELQTAFIRKQAEVTIEQAKSIQETAKKVAETMTKPGKEAAEKVMSSLKVA; encoded by the coding sequence ATGAACACCAAGGATATCTTCTCTTTCTCCTCCTTCGACCCTTCGAAGATGCAGGAAAGCTTCCGTGACTTCGCCGAAAAGGGCGCCTTCCAGTCGAAGGAAGCCTATGCCAAGATGAAGTCTGCCACGGAAGAAGCCACGAAGACCGTGGAAGCGACTGTCCAGACGGCCCAGGCCGGCACCGTCGAACTCGGCCTCAAGGCCATCGACGCGATGCGCACCAATGCTGATCTCTCGCTCTCGCACATGGAAGCGCTGCTTGGCGTGAAGTCCATGGCTGAACTGGTCGAACTCCAGACCGCCTTCATCCGCAAGCAGGCTGAAGTGACGATCGAACAGGCCAAGTCGATCCAGGAAACCGCCAAGAAGGTTGCCGAAACGATGACCAAGCCGGGCAAGGAAGCTGCCGAAAAGGTCATGTCCTCGCTCAAGGTCGCCTGA
- a CDS encoding branched-chain amino acid aminotransferase: protein MTTNPALLDFKIVPNASPMPEAERLAAFENLGFGTLFTDHMAVVHWHVDKGWHSPEVSARKPFQIDPAASVLHYAQEIFEGMKAYKGADGRITLFRPEENARRFNKSAERMAMPDVPEELFLKAVEELVKIDAKWVPEGEGSLYLRPFMFASEAFLGVRPSREYIFCVIASPVGPYFKGGSKPVTLWVSEHYTRAAPGGTGAAKCGGNYAASLLAQKEAASRGCDQVVFLDAAEHKWIEELGGMNVFFVMDDNTVVTPPLSGTILPGITRASIIKLANENGLKVVERPYSFDEWMADARSGKLREAFACGTAAVVAAIGTVRHPGGEFVIGNAGTGIETEKLRNQLTGIQRGSVADAHGWVKEVTRV, encoded by the coding sequence ATGACCACGAATCCCGCACTTCTCGACTTCAAGATCGTTCCGAATGCCTCGCCCATGCCGGAAGCCGAGCGGCTCGCGGCTTTCGAAAACCTTGGCTTTGGAACACTGTTCACCGACCACATGGCGGTGGTGCACTGGCATGTCGACAAGGGCTGGCACAGCCCGGAGGTTTCGGCCCGCAAGCCGTTCCAGATCGATCCGGCGGCAAGCGTTCTGCACTATGCGCAGGAAATCTTCGAAGGCATGAAAGCCTATAAGGGTGCGGATGGCCGCATCACGCTCTTCCGTCCGGAAGAGAATGCCCGCCGCTTCAACAAGTCCGCCGAGCGCATGGCGATGCCCGACGTGCCGGAAGAGCTTTTCCTGAAGGCGGTCGAAGAACTGGTGAAGATCGATGCCAAATGGGTTCCGGAAGGCGAAGGCAGCCTCTATCTGCGCCCCTTCATGTTTGCCAGCGAAGCCTTCCTCGGCGTTCGCCCTTCGCGCGAATACATCTTCTGCGTCATCGCTTCGCCCGTCGGCCCCTATTTCAAGGGCGGCAGCAAGCCGGTCACGCTCTGGGTCAGCGAGCATTACACACGCGCAGCGCCCGGCGGCACGGGTGCTGCCAAGTGCGGCGGCAATTATGCGGCCAGCCTTCTCGCCCAGAAGGAAGCCGCAAGCCGTGGCTGCGACCAGGTCGTCTTCCTCGATGCCGCCGAACACAAGTGGATCGAGGAACTGGGCGGCATGAACGTCTTCTTCGTCATGGACGACAACACCGTCGTCACGCCACCGCTCTCGGGCACGATCCTGCCGGGCATTACGCGCGCCTCGATCATCAAGCTCGCCAACGAGAATGGTTTGAAGGTTGTGGAACGTCCCTATTCCTTCGATGAATGGATGGCGGATGCCCGCAGCGGCAAGCTGCGCGAGGCCTTTGCCTGCGGCACGGCTGCCGTCGTTGCTGCGATCGGCACAGTGCGTCATCCCGGCGGCGAGTTCGTCATCGGCAATGCCGGCACCGGCATCGAAACCGAGAAGCTGCGCAACCAGCTGACCGGCATCCAGCGCGGCTCGGTCGCCGATGCGCATGGCTGGGTGAAGGAAGTCACGCGCGTCTGA
- a CDS encoding PilZ domain-containing protein: MERRNEMRRCCELSSLVLMFGCHFRAFISDWSPKGLRLELKDGLMLGDHEAFVLHSERFGVLHAQVIWRRDEEVGARIRNWRTAAVADRHHFMGLHDWAALPVHPH, translated from the coding sequence ATGGAACGACGGAATGAGATGCGGCGGTGCTGCGAACTGAGTTCGCTGGTGCTGATGTTCGGCTGCCACTTCCGCGCCTTCATTTCCGACTGGAGCCCAAAGGGGCTGAGACTGGAGCTGAAAGACGGACTGATGCTCGGCGATCACGAGGCCTTCGTCCTGCATTCCGAGCGCTTCGGCGTGTTGCACGCGCAGGTGATCTGGCGGCGGGACGAGGAGGTCGGGGCTCGTATCCGCAACTGGCGAACGGCGGCGGTGGCCGACCGGCATCATTTCATGGGCCTTCACGACTGGGCCGCTCTGCCTGTCCATCCGCATTGA
- a CDS encoding M48 family metallopeptidase, whose protein sequence is MASDDKRIASGRWHPRGSSRSEPAVLLAEGKTLFVRLDAGGDPVSLGDLARTEISARVGRIPRRITFSDGSLFETDDNDAVDLWLSKHGKKGGVHEMERFHPRLVAFVIAVVVLAGLIYRYAVPALVEVAVLVTPPAVTEWMASGTLLSLDQAVFSESRLPEARQTEIQEAFNQVAVLSSRGVAGYNLNFRQGGPIGPNAFALPDGTLVITDELIELADGDMDMIIGVLAHEIGHVEEEHSLRQLYRAAGMAGLIMLIAGDIGAAGEDILTNGAALMSLSHSRDAENEADRISVELMAKAGRDPRAIGRFFARLEEKLGLDGDSSFLSTHPGTSERREAIDNHAKTVEAGGS, encoded by the coding sequence TTGGCTTCTGACGACAAGCGCATCGCCTCCGGTCGCTGGCATCCTCGGGGCTCAAGCCGGTCGGAGCCGGCGGTCCTCCTTGCGGAGGGCAAGACCCTCTTTGTCCGGCTCGACGCCGGAGGCGATCCGGTGTCTCTGGGAGACCTGGCGCGGACGGAGATATCCGCCCGCGTCGGTCGCATTCCCCGCAGGATCACTTTCTCAGACGGCTCGCTCTTCGAGACCGATGACAACGACGCCGTTGATCTCTGGCTAAGCAAGCATGGCAAGAAGGGGGGCGTTCATGAAATGGAGCGGTTTCACCCGCGTCTGGTTGCCTTCGTCATCGCCGTCGTTGTGCTTGCCGGCCTGATCTACCGTTATGCGGTCCCCGCTCTCGTCGAAGTGGCCGTTCTGGTGACACCGCCGGCGGTCACTGAGTGGATGGCAAGCGGTACGCTTCTGTCGCTCGACCAGGCGGTGTTCAGCGAAAGCCGATTGCCCGAAGCCCGTCAGACGGAGATCCAAGAGGCCTTCAATCAGGTCGCAGTCCTCTCGTCCCGGGGTGTTGCCGGCTACAATCTCAATTTCCGTCAGGGTGGCCCGATTGGCCCGAACGCGTTTGCCCTTCCCGATGGAACGCTTGTCATCACCGACGAACTGATCGAACTGGCCGACGGCGACATGGACATGATCATCGGGGTCCTCGCCCACGAAATCGGCCATGTCGAGGAAGAGCACTCGCTCCGCCAGCTCTATCGCGCAGCCGGAATGGCGGGTCTCATCATGCTAATTGCTGGTGACATCGGAGCGGCCGGCGAGGACATTCTGACCAATGGCGCTGCCCTGATGTCACTCTCCCATTCGCGTGACGCGGAAAACGAGGCCGACCGTATCTCGGTGGAGCTGATGGCCAAGGCCGGCCGTGATCCGCGCGCCATCGGCCGTTTCTTCGCACGGCTGGAGGAAAAGCTCGGTCTCGATGGAGATTCCTCCTTCCTGTCCACCCATCCGGGCACCAGCGAGCGGCGCGAGGCGATCGACAATCACGCGAAAACTGTCGAGGCCGGCGGCTCCTGA
- a CDS encoding Fe(3+) ABC transporter substrate-binding protein: MTSIRTIALGAVSVLALSAGSALADGEVNIYSYRQPELIKPLTDAFTKETGIKTNVLFLDKGLVERITAEGANSPADVILTVDIARLTEAKEGGVTQPLVDENINSQIPAQYRDPEGNWFGLTTRGRVLYASKDRVSEDAITYEELADPKWKGRICMRDGQHAYNVGLFASMVAHHGAEYTETWLAGLKQNLVKKPDGNDRAQAKAIHAGECDLGLANTYYLGLMKTNEKDPEEKDWAASVKVLFPNAADRGTHVNISGMALTKNAPNKDNAVKLMEFLASDEAQTIYAEQVFEYPVGPNAKVSEMVASFGAIKADPLPLADIAANRKIASELVDKVGLNDGATQ; this comes from the coding sequence ATGACATCCATCCGTACCATCGCACTCGGCGCAGTTTCTGTGCTGGCCCTTTCGGCCGGCTCGGCACTGGCAGACGGCGAAGTCAACATCTATTCCTATCGTCAGCCGGAGCTGATCAAGCCGCTGACGGATGCCTTCACGAAAGAGACCGGCATCAAGACAAACGTGCTCTTCCTCGACAAGGGTCTTGTCGAGCGCATCACGGCAGAAGGTGCAAACTCGCCGGCCGACGTCATCCTGACGGTCGACATCGCGCGCCTCACGGAAGCCAAGGAAGGCGGCGTGACCCAGCCGCTCGTCGACGAGAACATCAACAGCCAGATCCCGGCGCAGTATCGTGATCCGGAAGGCAACTGGTTCGGCCTGACGACCCGTGGCCGCGTGCTCTACGCTTCCAAGGACCGCGTCTCCGAAGATGCGATCACCTATGAGGAACTCGCCGATCCCAAGTGGAAGGGCCGCATTTGCATGCGCGACGGTCAGCACGCCTACAATGTCGGCCTGTTCGCCTCAATGGTCGCCCACCATGGCGCCGAATACACGGAAACATGGCTCGCAGGCCTGAAGCAGAACCTGGTCAAGAAGCCTGACGGCAACGACCGCGCCCAGGCAAAGGCAATCCATGCCGGCGAATGCGACCTCGGCCTTGCCAACACCTACTACCTCGGCCTGATGAAGACCAACGAGAAGGATCCGGAAGAAAAGGATTGGGCCGCTTCGGTCAAGGTTCTCTTCCCCAATGCAGCTGACCGCGGCACGCATGTCAACATTTCCGGCATGGCGCTGACAAAGAACGCACCGAACAAGGACAATGCCGTCAAGCTGATGGAATTCCTGGCTTCCGACGAAGCGCAGACCATCTATGCAGAGCAGGTCTTCGAATATCCTGTCGGTCCGAATGCCAAGGTTTCCGAGATGGTTGCCAGCTTCGGCGCGATCAAGGCTGATCCGCTGCCGCTCGCCGACATCGCTGCCAACCGCAAGATCGCTTCCGAACTGGTCGACAAGGTCGGCCTGAACGACGGCGCAACGCAGTAA
- a CDS encoding YjgN family protein, producing the protein MQEAVFGRADALRRGEFRGSAGEYFGIWIVNILLTIVTLGIYSAWAKVRRNRYFYGNSFIDGHSFDYHAKGLQIFIGRAIVFGYIVGYNILLTFSPIAGGILALLMFVLLPWIVMRSLRFNARVTSYRNIRFDFVGKTWGAFVAIIFGGLIAFFSLGILAPFASRWLYRYIFNNLRYGDRAFETDPKIGALYRVWLPAFLLMLVGAAIGGGIAIFGYYSAVEGASEAFNDLEMQIIMAIYGALIPLLVLWGIAAIFYRIGVRNVVMNAARFDGRHHLFSDLGRLRYFWIVVSNLVVTVLTLSLMRPWAAVREHRYVIEHSGIVVDGELGDVVSSMQASGSAVTAEYLDLEGFDFGF; encoded by the coding sequence ATGCAAGAGGCAGTCTTCGGCCGCGCCGACGCTTTGCGCCGCGGCGAGTTTCGCGGCAGCGCCGGTGAGTATTTCGGGATCTGGATCGTCAACATCCTGCTGACCATCGTGACGCTCGGGATCTACTCCGCCTGGGCCAAGGTTCGGCGCAACCGCTATTTCTACGGCAACTCGTTCATTGACGGTCACTCCTTCGACTACCACGCCAAGGGGCTACAGATCTTCATCGGCCGTGCCATCGTTTTCGGCTACATCGTTGGCTACAACATTCTCCTGACCTTCAGCCCGATCGCCGGCGGCATCCTGGCGTTGCTGATGTTCGTGCTGCTTCCCTGGATCGTCATGCGCAGCCTCCGCTTCAATGCGCGCGTTACGAGCTATCGCAACATTCGCTTCGACTTTGTCGGCAAGACCTGGGGCGCCTTCGTCGCGATCATCTTCGGCGGCCTCATCGCCTTCTTTTCGCTCGGCATTCTCGCGCCCTTCGCCAGTCGCTGGCTCTATCGTTACATCTTCAACAACCTGCGCTACGGCGACCGGGCCTTCGAGACAGATCCGAAGATCGGTGCCCTCTATCGCGTCTGGCTGCCGGCCTTCCTGCTGATGCTGGTCGGTGCTGCGATCGGCGGCGGGATCGCCATTTTCGGCTATTACAGCGCCGTCGAAGGAGCAAGTGAGGCCTTCAACGATCTCGAAATGCAGATCATCATGGCCATTTACGGCGCCCTGATCCCGCTCTTGGTGCTTTGGGGGATCGCCGCGATCTTCTACCGCATCGGGGTTCGCAACGTGGTGATGAATGCTGCCCGTTTTGACGGACGTCACCATCTGTTTTCCGACCTCGGTCGCCTGCGCTATTTCTGGATCGTGGTTTCCAACCTCGTGGTCACAGTCCTCACGCTCAGCCTGATGCGGCCCTGGGCAGCGGTCCGCGAGCATCGCTATGTGATCGAGCATTCCGGCATCGTGGTCGATGGCGAACTCGGTGATGTGGTATCCTCGATGCAGGCGTCCGGCTCCGCCGTGACGGCGGAATATCTCGATCTCGAAGGGTTCGATTTTGGCTTCTGA
- a CDS encoding NAD(P)/FAD-dependent oxidoreductase has product MKYDAVVVGGSFAGLSAAMQLTRARRRVLLVDAGKPRNRFAEASHGFLGQDGVAPADIFQIGLQQLARYPNFTLLEGQAAFAERCLGGFRLAMADGAVIEASVLVLALGVTDTLPSIPGLAERWGRTVLHCPYCHGYEIGGGPIGILASSPLAAHQGSMLPDWGRTTMFVEPGITFDEEHHAMLLARGVLLETERVVELIGEGKRLEAVRLADGRVVEIHALFAQSKVSIASPLASQLGLELEEGPQGFHIKVQMGTTSEPGVFAAGDAASPMHNATLASASGVMAGISAHRALIETSLWK; this is encoded by the coding sequence ATGAAGTATGATGCAGTTGTTGTGGGTGGGAGTTTCGCGGGTCTCTCGGCCGCCATGCAGCTCACCCGGGCGCGCCGGCGCGTCTTGCTGGTCGATGCCGGCAAGCCGCGCAACCGTTTTGCAGAAGCCTCCCATGGCTTTCTGGGGCAGGATGGCGTCGCTCCCGCAGACATTTTTCAGATCGGCCTACAGCAGCTTGCGCGCTATCCCAACTTCACTTTGCTGGAAGGGCAGGCGGCCTTCGCCGAGCGATGCCTGGGCGGCTTCAGGCTGGCTATGGCTGACGGCGCAGTGATCGAGGCATCCGTCCTTGTCTTGGCCCTTGGCGTGACCGACACCCTGCCATCCATTCCCGGACTTGCCGAACGTTGGGGCCGCACGGTCCTGCATTGCCCCTATTGCCACGGCTACGAGATCGGTGGCGGTCCGATCGGCATCCTCGCCTCGTCGCCGCTTGCAGCCCATCAGGGAAGCATGCTGCCGGATTGGGGCCGGACGACCATGTTCGTTGAACCCGGCATTACCTTCGACGAGGAGCATCATGCCATGCTGCTCGCCCGAGGCGTGTTGCTGGAGACCGAGCGCGTTGTGGAGCTGATCGGTGAAGGAAAGCGGCTGGAGGCTGTTCGTCTGGCAGACGGCAGAGTGGTTGAGATCCATGCCCTCTTTGCCCAATCAAAAGTGTCCATCGCCTCGCCACTGGCATCACAGCTCGGCCTGGAATTGGAAGAAGGGCCGCAAGGTTTCCACATCAAGGTCCAGATGGGCACCACAAGCGAACCCGGTGTCTTTGCAGCCGGCGACGCGGCCAGTCCCATGCACAATGCAACGCTCGCCAGCGCATCAGGCGTCATGGCTGGAATCTCGGCCCATCGTGCCCTCATCGAGACCTCCCTGTGGAAGTAA